Genomic DNA from Chloroflexia bacterium SDU3-3:
GCAGCGCCGCCACGGGGAACCAGCGCACGTCGGTGCTCTCATCCGAGACCCGCAGCTGCTGCGACTCGGCGCGGATGATCGCCATATAGGCCACGCTGATCACGCGGGTGCGCGGGTCGCGCCCAGGCGTGCCAAAGGTGTAGAGCTGCTCAAGGTAGAGGTCGTGCAGGCCGGTCTCTTCCTCTAGCTCGCGGCGGGCGGCCTCATCCAGCGACTCGTCGATGCCCACGAAACCGCCGGGGATGGCCCAGTGCCCCTCGTACGGCCAGTTGCCGCGCTCGACCAGCAGCACATGCAGCTGGCCCGAGATCAGGGTGAAGATCACCACGTCGACCGTGACGGATGGGCGGTCGTAGTGGGCTGGGTCGTAGTTTTCGGCGGTTTCTTTCATAGGGAGCGCTCCTTAGTGTCATATTGACACTAATTATAGACCTCCACCCCGCCCTTGTCAAGGCCCCGCAGCAGCAAAGAGCAATACTGCCCATCCTATCCTAACTTCCCCTCTCCACTTTTTTTTGCCCTGCGCGCCCTCGTGCTCTACCGCCCTTTTTATCCCCTTGGTGCCTTGGAGTCTTGGTGGTAAAAAACCTTCGTGCCTTCGCGCCCTCGTGG
This window encodes:
- a CDS encoding NUDIX hydrolase, which encodes MKETAENYDPAHYDRPSVTVDVVIFTLISGQLHVLLVERGNWPYEGHWAIPGGFVGIDESLDEAARRELEEETGLHDLYLEQLYTFGTPGRDPRTRVISVAYMAIIRAESQQLRVSDESTDVRWFPVAALPAALAFDHESILCLATDRLRSKLEYTTLAFQLLPEIFSILELKQIYEQILGEKLDKGNFYRKIKDARVLEDTGMRREGRGRPTTLYRFARDRGDEQFVFRWREARLDEQSKQGASV